One stretch of Priestia megaterium DNA includes these proteins:
- a CDS encoding Gfo/Idh/MocA family oxidoreductase, producing the protein MKEVRIGLVGAGRMGSFHGRTVARKIYGAKLNAIADPVSGAAERLAKELGVSKAYTDPKEMFQDPHIDAVVIAAPARSHADLVVAAANAGKAVFCEKPMAITLEEADKAILAAQNAKVPLQVGFNRRFASDFRAAHNDIVEGRIGTPQLLRSLTRDPGLGDPTPIPEWTIFLETLIHDFDTLLYLNPGAEPIEVYAVADALVRPDFKDKGLLDTAVVNIRFDNGAIATAEANFQAVYGYDVRGEVFGSAGMVTAGGVQQTNMIRYTAEGISSDTYRKDTELLHDAYVTELTSFVECVRNESTPYVTGKDARRALSIALACIESVKTNAPVKIKESVQLI; encoded by the coding sequence ATGAAAGAAGTTAGAATTGGTCTGGTTGGTGCAGGACGTATGGGAAGTTTTCACGGAAGAACAGTTGCTCGTAAAATCTATGGAGCAAAGCTTAACGCGATTGCTGATCCAGTTTCAGGAGCTGCTGAAAGACTTGCGAAAGAACTCGGAGTATCAAAGGCATATACAGATCCAAAGGAAATGTTCCAAGATCCACATATTGACGCAGTAGTTATTGCAGCTCCTGCCCGTTCACATGCAGATCTTGTTGTTGCTGCTGCTAATGCAGGGAAAGCAGTTTTTTGTGAAAAGCCAATGGCAATTACTCTAGAAGAAGCAGATAAAGCCATATTGGCAGCTCAGAACGCAAAAGTTCCCTTACAAGTCGGCTTTAATCGTCGTTTTGCTTCAGATTTTAGAGCTGCTCATAACGATATTGTTGAAGGTAGAATCGGAACTCCACAGTTATTGAGATCGTTAACGCGTGATCCGGGATTAGGGGATCCAACTCCAATTCCAGAATGGACTATTTTTTTAGAAACTCTAATCCATGATTTTGATACATTACTCTATTTAAATCCAGGTGCAGAACCAATTGAAGTTTACGCAGTAGCTGATGCACTTGTACGTCCAGATTTTAAAGATAAAGGTCTCCTTGACACTGCGGTTGTTAACATCCGTTTTGATAACGGAGCAATTGCAACAGCTGAAGCAAATTTCCAAGCAGTTTATGGATATGATGTTCGCGGTGAAGTATTTGGTTCAGCCGGAATGGTGACAGCTGGAGGTGTTCAACAAACAAATATGATTCGCTACACTGCAGAAGGAATAAGTAGCGATACATACCGAAAAGACACTGAATTATTACATGATGCTTACGTCACAGAACTCACTTCTTTTGTAGAATGTGTGCGTAATGAGAGTACTCCTTATGTAACAGGTAAAGATGCTCGCAGAGCTCTTTCAATTGCACTTGCTTGTATTGAATCTGTTAAGACAAATGCACCAGTGAAAATTAAGGAAAGTGTACAGTTGATTTAA
- a CDS encoding sugar phosphate isomerase/epimerase family protein, which translates to MKFSICSWTFGDIPLEKTMEFVAKTGYDAIEIRAAVDDYNWRDIKQLAKNLDLEISGLTGDTGWPNEEQDLANRSEDNRKKAVASFERQIEAVKEVGAEYLVVCPSAVGKTAPMGNTGEDWKWAIDSVQRLTKKAEELNITLVIEPLNRYESCIVNTGADATKFVKEVNHPKVKMLLDSYHMNIEERDLEFPFLDAQDKLHILHVADSNRRGMGRGHIDFKPFISGIQKINFDGYVVVEATAPGPNPFQANKGENMNMIYTFAEESLSFLQNNFKLVKQL; encoded by the coding sequence ATGAAATTTTCAATTTGTAGTTGGACTTTTGGAGATATTCCTTTAGAAAAGACAATGGAGTTTGTTGCAAAAACCGGGTATGACGCAATAGAAATTAGAGCTGCAGTAGATGATTATAACTGGCGCGATATTAAACAATTAGCGAAAAATTTAGATCTAGAAATAAGTGGTTTGACAGGTGATACTGGTTGGCCAAACGAAGAACAAGATTTAGCTAATCGAAGCGAAGATAACCGAAAAAAAGCAGTCGCATCCTTTGAAAGGCAAATTGAAGCTGTTAAAGAGGTAGGAGCAGAATATTTAGTTGTTTGTCCTTCTGCAGTTGGAAAAACAGCTCCAATGGGCAACACTGGAGAGGATTGGAAATGGGCTATTGACTCTGTACAAAGATTAACGAAAAAAGCAGAGGAATTAAATATTACTCTTGTAATAGAGCCTTTAAACAGATATGAGAGTTGTATTGTTAACACAGGAGCCGATGCTACAAAATTTGTTAAAGAAGTTAATCACCCTAAAGTGAAAATGTTGCTAGATTCCTATCATATGAATATTGAAGAGCGAGATCTTGAATTTCCCTTTTTAGATGCACAGGACAAACTGCATATTCTTCATGTAGCTGACAGTAATCGAAGAGGCATGGGGCGTGGCCACATAGACTTTAAACCATTTATCTCTGGAATACAGAAGATAAACTTTGATGGATATGTTGTAGTAGAAGCAACAGCTCCTGGTCCAAATCCTTTTCAAGCGAATAAGGGAGAAAATATGAATATGATTTATACGTTCGCGGAAGAAAGTTTATCGTTTTTACAAAATAATTTCAAGCTCGTGAAACAACTCTAA
- a CDS encoding sugar porter family MFS transporter — MNKQKMYRWVIYCFGALGGLLFGYDTGVISGALLFIKKDMGLTPFLEGLVVSGVLIGALVGAAFSGPVADKYGRKKTIIMLGVLFTIGAIGTAISPNVHTLIAFRIELGIAVGGASGIVPLYLAEMAPANIRGKVSSLNTIMNALGIFMAYLVNYMFAASENWHWMLGLAVIPSVLLMLGMFFMPESPRWLWQNVGENEARRVLSLTRYSHQVEEEIRSIMQVKAEKKVSLKLLFAPGLRSILFIGIGIAVFQQIIGTNTIIYYTPTILSTAGFGSTAAIAGTIGIGVFNILFTILGMLLIDKIGRKKLLLIGNIGMTIALGTLGVGMTWVEVPVWLLLTCLSLFIVAYSASWGMVVWVILGEIFPMNVRGVAMGVASTALWLSNIVISMSFPVLVEAVGVGVLFLTYAVIGVFAFLFVIKYVPETKGRTLEEIELEIAFKNKQAVS, encoded by the coding sequence ATGAATAAACAAAAAATGTATAGGTGGGTAATTTATTGTTTTGGTGCTTTAGGTGGGCTTTTATTTGGTTATGATACAGGGGTTATTTCAGGTGCTCTTCTTTTTATAAAAAAAGACATGGGGCTAACACCTTTTCTTGAAGGGTTAGTTGTAAGTGGAGTTTTAATTGGTGCCCTTGTGGGCGCAGCTTTTAGTGGACCTGTAGCCGATAAATATGGAAGAAAGAAAACAATTATTATGTTAGGTGTACTATTTACAATTGGCGCAATTGGAACAGCTATTTCTCCTAATGTACATACTTTAATTGCGTTTCGTATTGAACTGGGAATAGCAGTTGGAGGGGCTTCAGGTATTGTCCCTCTCTATTTAGCTGAAATGGCTCCAGCAAATATTCGTGGTAAGGTCTCTTCATTAAACACGATTATGAATGCTCTTGGTATTTTTATGGCCTATCTCGTAAATTACATGTTTGCAGCTTCAGAAAATTGGCATTGGATGCTAGGGTTAGCTGTTATTCCTTCTGTTTTACTAATGTTAGGGATGTTCTTTATGCCCGAAAGTCCAAGGTGGCTTTGGCAGAATGTAGGTGAAAATGAAGCACGTAGAGTATTATCTCTAACAAGGTATTCACACCAAGTGGAAGAAGAAATAAGAAGTATTATGCAGGTAAAGGCTGAAAAAAAGGTAAGCTTAAAGCTGCTCTTTGCACCTGGCTTACGCTCTATTTTATTTATTGGAATCGGTATTGCCGTATTTCAGCAGATCATCGGAACCAATACAATTATTTACTATACGCCAACCATTCTAAGTACAGCTGGATTTGGATCTACAGCAGCCATTGCCGGAACAATAGGTATCGGAGTTTTTAATATTTTGTTTACGATTCTCGGAATGCTTCTTATTGATAAAATTGGCCGCAAAAAGCTGTTATTAATCGGAAACATCGGTATGACGATTGCGCTTGGTACACTAGGAGTTGGTATGACATGGGTTGAGGTGCCTGTATGGCTATTACTAACTTGCCTTTCTTTGTTTATTGTTGCATATTCAGCAAGTTGGGGTATGGTCGTATGGGTCATTCTTGGTGAAATCTTCCCTATGAATGTGCGGGGCGTAGCAATGGGAGTAGCAAGCACAGCTTTATGGCTTTCAAACATCGTCATCTCAATGTCATTCCCAGTACTTGTTGAGGCTGTTGGGGTAGGAGTCCTATTCTTAACATATGCAGTTATTGGTGTTTTTGCTTTCCTCTTTGTTATAAAATATGTTCCCGAGACAAAAGGTCGAACGCTAGAAGAAATTGAATTAGAGATAGCATTTAAAAATAAACAAGCTGTTAGCTAA
- a CDS encoding LacI family DNA-binding transcriptional regulator translates to MKPNIHDVAKVAGVSSTTVSRVLNNRGYISEKTKDKVYKAMEEINYFPNDLARSLFHKKTNLIGLIIPNSSNPFFGELAFHIESVCTSLGYKLLLCNSLNRMDKEERYLEMLIRNQVDGVIVVTYNRGVLDYHKQNLPIVAIDHYLSKKIPVVGSDNYDGGKKATELLIKKQCENIIHINGPLDLETPANLRRKAYEDVMKEYGKLPITYEVSPQKSREEVIAKLFDEHPEVDGIFASDDLIAAAVITESRKRGKDIPTQLKVIGYDGTETVKAILPELTTIQQPIDSIAKVAIDILSKEIEGEFTNIELETYLPVKLLEDGTT, encoded by the coding sequence ATGAAACCTAATATCCATGACGTAGCAAAGGTTGCAGGAGTTTCATCAACAACAGTTTCACGTGTCTTAAATAATCGAGGTTACATAAGTGAGAAAACAAAGGATAAAGTTTATAAAGCAATGGAGGAAATTAATTATTTCCCAAACGATTTAGCGCGTTCCTTATTTCATAAAAAAACAAATTTAATAGGGTTAATTATACCCAATTCAAGTAACCCGTTTTTCGGTGAACTTGCCTTTCATATTGAAAGTGTTTGTACATCACTAGGTTATAAATTATTGCTTTGTAACAGTTTAAACCGTATGGATAAAGAGGAAAGATACTTAGAAATGCTTATACGAAACCAGGTAGATGGGGTCATTGTTGTAACATACAACCGAGGAGTCCTAGATTATCATAAACAAAATTTACCCATCGTAGCAATTGATCATTATTTGTCTAAAAAGATTCCTGTTGTAGGATCCGATAATTATGATGGAGGGAAAAAAGCTACAGAATTATTAATAAAGAAACAGTGTGAAAATATTATTCATATTAATGGCCCACTTGATCTGGAAACACCAGCAAACTTAAGAAGAAAAGCGTATGAGGATGTTATGAAGGAATACGGAAAATTACCAATTACATATGAAGTCTCTCCTCAAAAGAGCCGGGAGGAGGTAATCGCTAAGCTTTTTGATGAACATCCAGAAGTAGACGGTATTTTTGCAAGTGATGATCTAATTGCGGCTGCCGTCATAACAGAATCTAGAAAAAGAGGAAAAGATATACCTACTCAATTAAAAGTGATTGGTTACGATGGAACAGAAACAGTAAAAGCTATACTACCGGAATTAACGACCATACAACAACCTATTGATTCTATTGCAAAGGTAGCAATTGACATTTTATCTAAAGAGATTGAGGGCGAATTCACCAATATAGAACTTGAAACATATCTGCCTGTTAAGCTTTTAGAAGATGGAACTACTTAA
- a CDS encoding ABC transporter substrate-binding protein → MKKWFLVGISLLLILAVAGCSKGKSVNSDGKQMVTMWVHVSDDSEEGKVYKKRVDAFNKKYASKNVKAKIEFIPRSGNGGGYEDKVNAALTTDTLPDVITLDGPNTAAYAKSGIIAPLDDYVKDQDDLLPSIKQQGTYKDKLYAIGASESSVGIYYNKKMLQEAGIDLSTLPTVDNPWTWDQFMTLCKTLKEKYNKPAIDMQLQSKDEMLTYALTPFVWSAGGEILSKDGTKAKGVFNKKPSVEAMTFIQTMLKEGYTTRTPVKQAFETEKYPMKFSGVWTVTDMETNFQKVDYGVMPYPVSPKTKKLVSPSGSWQFAMTQKSENKEWSAKLVDWMTNKDSNLELSRTIAALPVRYSSEKILTKEFSDQMNVFMQQLKESGHARPVTPAYPQVTRAFQQTIDDISFYDQNKNIKKVLDTRATEMQAAIDKANR, encoded by the coding sequence ATGAAGAAATGGTTTTTAGTAGGTATATCTTTATTACTAATTCTTGCTGTAGCAGGTTGTAGTAAGGGTAAAAGCGTAAATAGTGACGGCAAACAAATGGTTACAATGTGGGTACACGTATCAGACGATAGTGAAGAAGGTAAGGTGTATAAAAAACGAGTAGACGCTTTTAACAAGAAGTATGCATCTAAAAATGTTAAAGCTAAAATTGAATTTATTCCACGTAGTGGGAACGGTGGAGGGTATGAAGATAAAGTAAACGCAGCGTTGACAACTGATACATTACCCGATGTTATTACGTTGGATGGTCCAAATACAGCTGCTTATGCAAAATCTGGCATCATTGCTCCACTAGATGATTACGTAAAAGATCAAGATGATTTACTACCGAGTATCAAGCAACAAGGAACATACAAAGACAAATTGTATGCGATTGGTGCGAGTGAATCATCCGTGGGAATTTACTACAATAAAAAAATGCTACAAGAGGCAGGCATTGATTTAAGTACGTTACCGACAGTTGATAATCCTTGGACATGGGATCAATTCATGACCCTTTGTAAAACGTTGAAAGAAAAATATAATAAACCGGCTATTGATATGCAATTACAATCAAAAGATGAAATGTTAACGTATGCACTAACGCCATTTGTATGGTCTGCAGGTGGAGAAATTCTCTCGAAAGACGGTACTAAAGCAAAAGGTGTATTTAATAAAAAGCCTAGTGTTGAAGCCATGACTTTTATTCAAACGATGTTAAAAGAAGGTTATACAACGCGTACTCCAGTCAAACAAGCTTTTGAAACAGAAAAGTACCCAATGAAGTTTAGTGGTGTATGGACAGTAACGGATATGGAAACAAACTTTCAAAAAGTTGATTATGGTGTTATGCCTTATCCAGTATCACCAAAGACAAAGAAACTAGTTTCACCTTCAGGAAGTTGGCAGTTTGCAATGACACAAAAGTCTGAAAATAAAGAATGGTCTGCAAAATTAGTGGATTGGATGACAAATAAAGATTCGAATTTAGAATTAAGTCGCACAATTGCAGCATTGCCAGTTCGTTACTCTTCCGAGAAAATACTTACAAAAGAATTTTCTGATCAAATGAATGTATTCATGCAGCAATTAAAGGAATCAGGACATGCAAGGCCGGTAACACCAGCGTATCCTCAAGTAACACGTGCTTTCCAACAAACAATTGATGACATCAGCTTTTATGATCAAAACAAAAATATCAAAAAAGTCTTAGATACACGTGCTACAGAAATGCAGGCAGCTATCGATAAGGCAAATCGATAA
- a CDS encoding carbohydrate ABC transporter permease → MNKVGMKDNKTVYIFPRAEKGTKNKIQWKENIVAYTFLGPALLLLLLFLIIPAIMSVYYAFTDYYLLTPDMRKFVGLDNFINLFKDPIFLKSLVNTLKFVVWVIPLQIGAALGLALLLNKQRKANTFFKVAYFSPVVMSLVVISVLWLYLLNPNEGIINNLLTYFGISAQPFLTSPKQAMFTIVFVSAWQGAGFQMLIFLAGLQNIPGDVYEAAQLDGMNKWQRFIYITLPLLKPTSIFIFITTLIGAFKLLVQPMVMTQGGPVNSTMTVVYYIYQTGFTDRMVGYASSIALLFGTIIGLVTLAQRKLVKEEDD, encoded by the coding sequence ATGAATAAAGTCGGAATGAAAGATAATAAGACTGTTTATATATTTCCAAGAGCAGAAAAAGGAACAAAAAACAAAATTCAGTGGAAAGAAAATATAGTGGCTTATACGTTTTTGGGACCGGCATTATTACTTTTGTTGCTGTTCCTCATTATCCCAGCTATTATGTCTGTCTACTATGCATTTACAGATTATTACCTATTAACACCCGATATGCGTAAATTTGTAGGATTAGACAACTTCATCAATCTATTCAAAGATCCTATTTTCTTGAAAAGTTTGGTGAATACCTTGAAATTTGTCGTTTGGGTAATTCCTTTACAGATAGGGGCAGCTCTTGGGCTGGCCCTCCTGTTAAACAAACAACGTAAAGCTAACACATTTTTTAAAGTAGCTTACTTTAGTCCTGTGGTGATGTCGCTCGTTGTTATCTCTGTTCTGTGGCTGTATTTGTTAAACCCAAATGAAGGAATCATCAACAATTTACTCACGTACTTTGGCATCTCAGCTCAACCGTTCTTAACAAGCCCTAAACAGGCAATGTTTACAATTGTTTTCGTTTCAGCTTGGCAAGGAGCTGGCTTTCAGATGCTAATTTTTCTAGCAGGTTTGCAGAACATCCCTGGAGATGTCTATGAAGCTGCACAGCTAGATGGAATGAATAAATGGCAACGGTTTATTTACATTACATTACCTTTATTAAAGCCTACTTCCATCTTTATCTTTATTACGACATTAATTGGTGCATTTAAACTATTGGTTCAACCAATGGTTATGACGCAAGGGGGGCCGGTAAACTCCACCATGACAGTTGTATATTACATTTATCAAACTGGCTTTACGGATCGAATGGTTGGATATGCTAGTTCCATTGCTCTTCTATTTGGAACAATTATTGGATTGGTTACACTAGCCCAACGGAAATTAGTGAAGGAGGAAGATGACTAA
- a CDS encoding carbohydrate ABC transporter permease, with the protein MKPEAEVYNNMNSIKAFLPSIHPSDWFISYKQVLSRFHLLGYIVNSLFYGLCVAAGSVIINGMAGYAFAKLNFNGKRVLFGLLLALLIVPLETILISQFTIVHKLGLVDTRLAVILPALAGAFNIYLFRNFFMAIPAEIIESAKLDGANTWQIFLRIMLPMSKPAVATVGTLAFIGSWNDYIWPLMVLTDKSKFPIQVAITAINSTEPVYTNQVMAVLTISTIPLILIYIVAQRYILEGIGGSGTGIK; encoded by the coding sequence ATGAAACCTGAAGCAGAAGTTTATAATAATATGAACAGTATCAAGGCTTTCCTACCTTCTATTCATCCGTCGGATTGGTTTATATCCTATAAGCAAGTTCTGTCACGCTTTCATTTACTTGGTTATATAGTAAACAGCTTGTTTTATGGTTTATGTGTAGCAGCAGGTTCTGTCATTATCAATGGGATGGCAGGTTATGCGTTCGCTAAATTGAATTTTAATGGAAAAAGAGTACTGTTTGGTCTTTTATTAGCTCTTTTAATCGTGCCACTGGAAACAATCTTAATCTCACAATTTACTATAGTTCACAAACTGGGATTAGTAGATACTCGTCTTGCAGTAATTCTGCCTGCCTTAGCAGGGGCATTTAATATCTATTTATTCCGAAACTTTTTTATGGCCATTCCAGCAGAGATTATTGAATCAGCCAAATTGGATGGAGCAAATACGTGGCAAATATTCCTGAGGATTATGTTACCAATGTCTAAACCGGCTGTTGCTACAGTTGGAACCTTAGCTTTTATCGGAAGTTGGAATGATTATATCTGGCCTTTGATGGTCTTGACGGACAAGTCAAAATTTCCGATCCAAGTAGCAATTACGGCAATCAATAGTACGGAGCCAGTTTACACGAATCAAGTTATGGCAGTGTTAACAATATCCACCATTCCATTAATTCTTATCTATATAGTGGCTCAACGTTATATTTTAGAAGGAATTGGTGGTTCCGGCACAGGCATTAAATAA
- a CDS encoding MFS transporter, which yields MKSSKVLYWKLSAYFFFFFFTWSSSASLFPIWLKQELHLSGSATGLIFSVNAIFALCIQPVYGYISDKIGLKKNILSFISLLLVLVGPFYIYIYGPLLKYNVILGAAVGAIYLGVGISAGIGAIETYVEKVSRKYGFEYGKSRMWGSLGWASATFFAGQLFNINPNINFWVASVSAIILVAIILSVKIEVTNYELEKAESVKLKDVGQLFLLKKFWFLMMYVIGVTCVYSVYDQQFPIYYTSLFQNEAMGNQVFGYLSSFQVFLEAGMMFIAPFIVNKIGAKNGLLLAGLLMALRIIGSGLVVGPIGISSMKLIHALELPIMLIAIFKYFAANFDTRLSSVLYLVGFQAASQIGASLLSPFAGKLYDMIGFRHTYLILGIMVLCFTIISMFTLLNPNKSKDLEGNIKDIKQVI from the coding sequence ATGAAAAGTTCAAAAGTTCTCTATTGGAAGTTAAGTGCTTATTTTTTCTTTTTCTTTTTTACTTGGTCTTCTAGCGCCTCTTTATTTCCTATTTGGTTAAAGCAAGAGTTACATTTAAGTGGATCAGCTACAGGTTTAATTTTCTCTGTAAACGCTATCTTCGCATTGTGTATACAGCCTGTATATGGTTATATCTCTGACAAGATAGGTTTAAAGAAAAATATATTATCTTTTATTAGTTTACTGCTTGTATTGGTAGGACCATTCTATATTTATATATATGGACCACTATTAAAATATAATGTAATTTTAGGCGCGGCTGTTGGAGCTATTTATTTAGGAGTTGGTATTTCTGCTGGTATTGGCGCCATTGAAACCTATGTTGAAAAAGTTAGCCGTAAATACGGTTTTGAATACGGAAAGTCTAGAATGTGGGGTTCGTTAGGGTGGGCATCAGCCACTTTTTTTGCAGGTCAGCTGTTTAATATTAATCCCAATATAAACTTTTGGGTGGCATCTGTTTCAGCAATTATCTTAGTTGCTATTATTCTATCTGTGAAAATAGAAGTCACAAATTATGAATTGGAAAAAGCTGAATCTGTGAAATTAAAAGATGTTGGACAACTTTTTCTCTTAAAGAAATTTTGGTTTTTGATGATGTATGTGATTGGGGTAACGTGTGTTTATAGTGTTTACGATCAACAATTTCCAATTTATTATACATCTTTATTCCAAAATGAAGCCATGGGAAATCAAGTATTTGGATATTTAAGTTCTTTTCAAGTATTTTTAGAGGCTGGAATGATGTTTATTGCACCTTTTATTGTAAATAAAATTGGAGCCAAAAACGGATTATTATTGGCTGGTCTTCTAATGGCACTTCGTATCATTGGGTCAGGACTTGTAGTGGGCCCAATTGGTATTTCCTCAATGAAATTAATACATGCATTAGAATTACCAATTATGTTGATTGCTATTTTTAAATATTTTGCAGCTAACTTCGATACACGACTATCTTCTGTTCTATATTTAGTTGGATTTCAGGCTGCCTCTCAAATTGGTGCATCTCTATTATCACCTTTTGCGGGTAAATTATACGATATGATAGGGTTTCGTCATACCTATCTTATTCTTGGAATAATGGTCCTTTGTTTTACTATTATTTCAATGTTCACTTTATTAAATCCTAATAAAAGTAAAGATTTAGAAGGAAATATAAAAGACATAAAACAAGTTATATAA
- a CDS encoding glycoside hydrolase family 32 protein gives MNKLQQAQEALNAAKERVNNRYRLGYHIMAPANWINDPNGLVQYKGEYHVFYQHHPYDENWGPMHWGHVKSKDLVHWEHLPIALAPGDICDADGCFSGSAVDNNGELTLIYTGHHYMDKEKDLFYQNQNLAVSTDGLTFHKIVENPVIPEPPMDSSHHFRDPKVWKHKDSWYMVVGNSTKENIGRVILYRSPDLRKWSYIGVLAKGNEKLGFMWECPDFFELDGKYVLMISPQGIKKDGDLYNNLFQTGYLIGDYNYETNEFIHGSFNELDNGHDFYAVQTLLDEKGRRIAIGWMDMWESDMPTKEDGWCGALTLPREVTLGENDKVLMNPVEELKLLREVEHNTLTNVISNSYLIETNEDLLEIKAVFDLTNCNAQSVGIRIRGINQEETVLTYHLDKQTLKLDCSKCGKVEDGVRNTILTANQELSLRIFIDRSSIEVFANEGQATMTSRIYPTEDRLGIEVFADVEDVRIKELTYWKLKDIWK, from the coding sequence ATAAACAAACTTCAACAAGCGCAAGAAGCATTGAATGCTGCAAAAGAAAGAGTAAATAACCGTTATCGGTTAGGTTATCATATTATGGCCCCTGCCAACTGGATTAATGATCCGAATGGTTTGGTACAGTACAAAGGAGAATATCATGTATTTTATCAACATCACCCTTACGATGAAAACTGGGGTCCAATGCACTGGGGACATGTAAAAAGTAAAGATCTTGTGCATTGGGAACACTTACCCATTGCCCTTGCACCTGGAGATATTTGTGATGCAGATGGATGTTTTTCTGGAAGTGCAGTAGATAACAATGGTGAATTAACTTTAATCTATACAGGTCATCACTATATGGACAAAGAAAAAGATCTATTTTACCAAAATCAAAATCTTGCTGTTAGTACCGATGGTTTAACATTTCATAAGATTGTAGAAAATCCAGTAATTCCTGAACCACCTATGGATAGTAGTCATCATTTCCGTGATCCTAAAGTATGGAAACACAAAGATAGTTGGTATATGGTAGTAGGAAATTCAACAAAGGAAAATATAGGAAGAGTAATTTTATACCGTTCTCCAGATTTACGTAAGTGGTCATACATTGGTGTATTGGCAAAAGGAAATGAAAAACTCGGATTCATGTGGGAATGTCCAGATTTCTTTGAATTAGATGGAAAATACGTTCTTATGATTTCTCCACAAGGTATTAAAAAAGATGGAGATTTGTATAACAACCTATTCCAGACGGGATATTTAATTGGAGATTACAATTACGAAACAAACGAGTTTATCCACGGATCATTTAATGAGTTAGACAATGGACATGATTTTTATGCCGTTCAAACGTTATTAGATGAAAAAGGGCGTCGAATTGCTATTGGTTGGATGGATATGTGGGAATCAGATATGCCAACAAAAGAAGATGGATGGTGTGGAGCACTTACATTACCACGTGAAGTTACCTTAGGAGAGAATGATAAAGTTCTAATGAATCCTGTGGAAGAATTAAAATTATTGCGTGAGGTTGAACATAATACACTTACCAATGTGATTTCTAATAGTTATTTAATAGAAACAAACGAAGATTTGCTTGAAATAAAAGCTGTGTTTGACTTAACTAATTGTAACGCTCAGTCGGTTGGAATAAGAATTCGTGGAATTAACCAGGAAGAGACTGTATTAACGTATCACTTAGACAAACAAACACTGAAACTCGATTGTTCTAAGTGTGGTAAAGTTGAAGACGGTGTGAGAAATACCATTCTTACAGCAAATCAAGAGCTTTCCTTACGCATATTCATTGATCGATCCTCTATTGAAGTATTTGCAAATGAAGGACAAGCAACTATGACAAGTCGGATTTATCCAACTGAAGATAGATTAGGCATTGAAGTGTTTGCAGATGTTGAGGATGTAAGGATTAAGGAATTAACATATTGGAAGTTAAAAGATATCTGGAAATAA